In SAR202 cluster bacterium, a single genomic region encodes these proteins:
- a CDS encoding thiamine pyrophosphate-binding protein has product MTVMKGKHALMEMLRAEGVEYIFGNPGTSENPFMEALESYPDLKYMLVTQEGVAIGMADGYARASGKTGFLNLHIETGLANGISLMHNAMEGGTSMVVTSCNKDIRELAHGRTDLKEMVKLFTKWAAEVTHPEQMPYMVRKAFNEAKTAPLGPTYLSFSANALDHEGEMDLAPSAKFFPRIAPDSRAVEEAARLLAHAQNPAIVFSDRVAQSGAVMELTRLAELTGARVYSAINSEVNIAASHPQYMGGIRLGYGDGAKVLGKADVVLYVGRMMSGYYMYSEPTLRYFDPQAKFIHMDVDSRDVGSIQPTDVGMVCDVKVGLVHLADRLESGMSGAAREAAIGRATTIGAEKAKRRDAWQARTKAKWNNNPMPAERMMAEIKKALPKDAVIADDGVTSRDALYNTISFDEPGSIYSARGGSLGWGIGGTMGVKLALPDRPVVGILGDGSAMMTVQGLWTAAVYNIPAVYCICNNGAYRVLKLNMNAYKTGVLKEQEPKSKYIGMDFPIPFDFVGMAESMGVSAKRITDPADLAPALDRAIASGKPALLDVVIDGSV; this is encoded by the coding sequence ATGACCGTGATGAAAGGCAAGCATGCCCTCATGGAGATGCTGCGCGCTGAGGGCGTGGAATACATTTTTGGCAACCCGGGCACCAGCGAAAACCCCTTCATGGAGGCGCTGGAGTCCTATCCGGACCTGAAGTACATGCTCGTCACGCAGGAGGGTGTCGCCATCGGCATGGCCGACGGTTACGCCCGGGCCTCGGGCAAGACCGGCTTCCTGAACCTTCACATAGAAACGGGCCTTGCGAACGGCATCAGCCTGATGCACAACGCCATGGAGGGCGGCACCTCAATGGTAGTCACCTCCTGCAACAAGGACATCAGGGAGCTGGCGCACGGCCGGACCGACCTGAAGGAGATGGTCAAGCTTTTCACCAAGTGGGCGGCCGAGGTTACACACCCCGAGCAAATGCCGTACATGGTGCGAAAGGCTTTCAACGAGGCTAAGACTGCGCCGCTGGGGCCAACCTACCTCTCATTCTCCGCAAACGCGCTGGACCATGAGGGAGAGATGGACTTAGCGCCGTCCGCGAAGTTCTTCCCGCGCATCGCACCGGACAGCCGCGCGGTGGAGGAGGCAGCGAGACTCCTGGCGCACGCGCAGAACCCGGCGATCGTTTTCAGCGACCGCGTCGCGCAGTCCGGCGCAGTAATGGAACTGACGCGGCTGGCGGAGCTGACCGGCGCGCGGGTGTATTCCGCCATCAACTCCGAGGTCAACATCGCCGCGAGCCACCCGCAGTACATGGGCGGGATACGCCTGGGCTACGGCGACGGCGCGAAGGTGCTCGGGAAGGCGGACGTGGTGCTGTACGTGGGCCGGATGATGAGCGGCTACTACATGTACTCCGAGCCCACACTGAGGTACTTCGACCCGCAGGCCAAGTTCATCCACATGGACGTGGACTCCCGGGACGTGGGCAGCATCCAGCCGACGGATGTGGGCATGGTGTGTGACGTCAAAGTGGGGCTGGTGCACCTTGCAGACAGGCTGGAGTCCGGCATGTCAGGCGCAGCGCGGGAGGCAGCGATTGGCCGCGCAACCACAATCGGGGCGGAGAAGGCCAAGCGCCGCGACGCATGGCAGGCCCGGACGAAGGCAAAGTGGAACAACAATCCCATGCCGGCCGAGCGGATGATGGCGGAAATCAAGAAGGCGTTGCCGAAGGACGCGGTGATCGCGGACGACGGCGTCACCTCACGGGACGCGCTCTACAACACGATTTCCTTTGACGAGCCCGGCAGCATCTATTCAGCACGCGGCGGCTCTCTCGGATGGGGCATCGGCGGGACGATGGGCGTGAAGCTGGCGCTGCCGGACAGGCCTGTCGTGGGCATCCTGGGCGACGGCAGCGCCATGATGACCGTGCAGGGCCTCTGGACCGCGGCGGTGTACAACATCCCGGCCGTGTACTGCATTTGCAATAACGGCGCGTACCGCGTCCTGAAGCTGAATATGAACGCGTACAAGACCGGCGTGCTAAAGGAACAAGAACCGAAGAGCAAGTACATCGGCATGGACTTCCCTATCCCGTTCGACTTCGTCGGCATGGCCGAGTCCATGGGCGTGAGCGCGAAGCGGATAACTGACCCGGCCGATCTCGCCCCCGCGCTGGACCGTGCGATCGCCTCCGGCAAGCCCGCCCTGCTGGACGTTGTCATCGACGGCTCCGTCTAG
- a CDS encoding glycerol-3-phosphate acyltransferase gives MGHSGLYGATNVADHSFPIFAIIASLSIGYLLGAVPIAAIISRWHGVNIFAVGTGLPGASNVLRSVGKVPAFLVLIGDMGKGAGAIMAGDALGVSGPWLVVPASAAVLGHWRSVFTGFKGGDGLATLGGAIVAMFPAFGMISVAVAMLVALGGQLMPYSSLMSIVAGYATLLGLNIAYDGETTLAVGVGGLASLVLAHAIVGHRRRRTAGWEDLEMDDGARAAGHTGTQ, from the coding sequence ATTGGACACAGCGGTTTGTACGGAGCTACCAACGTGGCGGACCACTCCTTTCCGATTTTCGCGATTATCGCATCCCTGTCGATCGGGTACCTGCTGGGGGCCGTTCCAATTGCGGCGATCATCAGCAGGTGGCACGGCGTGAACATCTTTGCGGTGGGCACCGGTCTCCCCGGCGCTTCCAACGTTCTCAGGTCAGTCGGCAAGGTGCCGGCATTTCTGGTCCTGATAGGAGACATGGGCAAGGGGGCGGGCGCGATCATGGCTGGAGACGCGCTCGGGGTATCCGGACCCTGGCTCGTGGTCCCGGCCAGCGCCGCTGTACTGGGGCACTGGAGGTCCGTATTCACGGGCTTCAAGGGCGGAGATGGCCTGGCTACGCTGGGCGGGGCTATTGTGGCCATGTTCCCCGCTTTCGGCATGATAAGCGTCGCGGTAGCTATGCTCGTCGCCCTGGGCGGCCAGCTTATGCCCTATTCGTCGCTCATGAGCATCGTCGCCGGCTATGCGACACTCCTGGGACTAAACATCGCCTACGACGGCGAGACGACCCTCGCAGTCGGGGTCGGCGGACTCGCTTCCCTTGTCCTCGCCCATGCCATCGTCGGCCACCGGCGGCGGCGCACCGCCGGCTGGGAAGATCTCGAGATGGACGATGGCGCACGCGCCGCCGGGCACACGGGCACGCAGTGA
- a CDS encoding ABC transporter ATP-binding protein → MLSIRDVHFSYRGKAILTGLSLDVQDGEHVGLVGPNGAGKSTLIKIISGVLRPASGSVHINGADITAMRPHERARLVAVVPQETHLPAGMTVLDLVLLGRNPHMKLLQWEGPDDRAVAIRAMELTNIDQMADRYLSTLSGGERQRAVVAMALAQESPVLLMDEPTSSLDLAHQAKVLDMVAELHQKRRGAVLIAMHDLTLAAQYCHRLVMLSEGRTYAQGQPSEVLTVENISKVYGASVFVLPHPTGGTPVVVGRRE, encoded by the coding sequence ATGCTCTCTATTCGAGACGTACATTTCTCATACCGCGGCAAGGCCATCCTCACCGGGCTCAGCCTGGACGTGCAGGACGGCGAGCACGTCGGGCTGGTCGGCCCTAACGGCGCGGGGAAGTCCACGCTTATCAAGATCATAAGCGGGGTCCTCCGCCCTGCCTCGGGAAGCGTCCACATCAACGGCGCGGACATCACAGCCATGAGGCCGCACGAGCGCGCCAGGCTGGTCGCGGTGGTCCCGCAGGAGACGCACCTGCCTGCAGGGATGACGGTGCTGGACCTCGTGCTGCTGGGGCGCAACCCGCACATGAAGCTGCTGCAATGGGAGGGGCCGGACGACAGGGCCGTGGCGATCCGGGCGATGGAGCTTACGAACATCGACCAGATGGCGGACAGGTACCTCAGCACCCTGTCCGGCGGGGAGCGACAGAGGGCGGTCGTCGCCATGGCGCTGGCGCAGGAGTCGCCTGTGCTGCTCATGGACGAGCCCACATCAAGCCTGGACCTGGCGCACCAGGCGAAGGTGCTGGACATGGTGGCGGAGCTACATCAGAAGCGGCGCGGCGCGGTGCTTATCGCGATGCACGACCTGACCCTCGCGGCGCAGTACTGCCACCGCCTGGTCATGCTATCGGAGGGACGAACGTACGCGCAGGGCCAGCCATCGGAAGTTCTGACCGTGGAAAATATCTCGAAGGTGTACGGGGCATCAGTCTTCGTTCTCCCCCACCCGACCGGCGGCACACCGGTGGTGGTGGGGAGAAGGGAATAG
- a CDS encoding DNA polymerase IV, whose translation MRHILHADMDAFYASVEQLDNPKLRGKPVVVGGSPEGRGVVAAASYEARKFGVRSAMPMHTALQKCPQAVRVTPRFDRYLEISRHVMQMFRDITPIVEPLSLDEAYLDVTDAVAAGTPPESIATSLRARVRTDTGLTISVGVATSKSVAKIASDLNKPDGLTVVRPGSERQFLAPLDVGKLWGIGPKTEERLAAEGVRTIGELAAKPDAWFAKRFGSNGAFFKSLAQGRDDRAVVTHRERKQVSAETTLSRDTGDPEALVELVDRLSQRVARQLGNKGAAGRTVKIKLRLSDFTTFTRQETLAEPSAEAGIIAAAAEGLLRAELRPGRKFRLVGVGVSGFDHEDEEDAQEPVQLRFAGW comes from the coding sequence ATGCGGCACATCCTCCACGCAGACATGGACGCCTTCTACGCCTCGGTGGAGCAGCTGGACAACCCGAAGCTGCGGGGCAAGCCCGTGGTCGTCGGCGGCAGCCCGGAGGGCCGGGGGGTTGTGGCTGCCGCGTCCTACGAGGCCCGCAAATTCGGCGTGCGGTCCGCCATGCCCATGCACACGGCGCTGCAGAAGTGCCCGCAGGCGGTCCGTGTAACCCCTCGATTCGACCGATACCTCGAAATCTCCCGCCACGTTATGCAGATGTTTCGCGACATCACGCCGATCGTGGAGCCGCTGTCGCTGGACGAGGCCTACCTGGACGTCACAGACGCGGTCGCCGCCGGGACGCCGCCGGAGTCAATCGCCACGTCACTACGGGCACGAGTCCGGACCGACACCGGCCTCACCATCTCCGTCGGCGTGGCGACGAGCAAGTCTGTTGCGAAGATCGCGTCCGACCTCAACAAGCCCGACGGGCTGACTGTGGTGCGTCCGGGGTCGGAACGGCAGTTCCTGGCGCCTCTCGACGTCGGCAAGCTGTGGGGAATTGGGCCAAAGACGGAGGAACGGCTTGCTGCGGAAGGCGTGCGAACGATAGGCGAGCTGGCGGCGAAGCCGGACGCGTGGTTCGCGAAGCGCTTCGGGAGCAACGGCGCGTTCTTCAAGTCGCTGGCGCAGGGCCGCGACGACCGCGCGGTGGTCACGCACCGCGAGCGCAAGCAGGTGAGCGCGGAGACGACGCTCTCAAGGGACACGGGCGACCCCGAGGCGCTGGTGGAGCTGGTGGACCGGCTGAGCCAGCGCGTGGCCCGGCAGCTCGGCAACAAGGGCGCGGCGGGACGCACGGTGAAGATCAAGCTGCGCCTCTCAGACTTCACCACTTTCACGCGGCAGGAGACGCTCGCAGAGCCGAGCGCTGAGGCAGGCATTATCGCCGCAGCTGCGGAGGGGCTGCTGCGCGCGGAGCTGAGGCCGGGCCGCAAGTTCAGGCTAGTAGGTGTGGGCGTTTCGGGCTTCGACCACGAGGATGAGGAGGACGCGCAGGAGCCGGTACAGCTAAGGTTCGCCGGGTGGTGA
- a CDS encoding DUF4258 domain-containing protein: protein MADIGHNKAIHMTLGKIKLTDHARQRAALRGVTLSDIADVLTYGRHVDGCEAGTSEAYAEIDGKPLTVVYDSLEYELYGVTSVITVIRRACE from the coding sequence ATGGCCGATATCGGCCATAATAAGGCGATACATATGACGCTTGGCAAAATCAAGCTGACCGATCACGCGCGACAGCGGGCTGCACTTCGGGGCGTGACGCTTTCGGACATTGCTGATGTACTAACTTACGGCAGGCACGTTGACGGCTGTGAAGCGGGGACGTCCGAGGCCTACGCAGAAATAGACGGCAAGCCACTGACCGTAGTTTATGACTCTCTCGAATACGAGCTATACGGCGTGACTTCGGTTATCACGGTCATCAGACGGGCGTGCGAATGA
- a CDS encoding DUF4258 domain-containing protein, translating to MNDPDVLLTQYGPLGFGVRVTAAQWNIIVTIKHRSMANALEQVRLTLATPDEIRRSSSDPTVVLFYKAASVHRWTCAVVKTLNGDGFLITAYSTEAIKEGVVIWKR from the coding sequence ATGAACGACCCAGACGTTCTCCTGACTCAATACGGCCCTCTCGGATTCGGGGTCAGGGTGACCGCTGCGCAATGGAATATAATTGTAACCATCAAGCATCGAAGTATGGCGAACGCTCTTGAGCAAGTTCGGTTAACGCTAGCCACTCCCGATGAGATCCGTCGTAGTAGCAGCGATCCCACGGTCGTCCTGTTCTATAAGGCAGCGTCTGTACACAGATGGACGTGCGCCGTCGTAAAGACTTTGAATGGAGACGGCTTTCTGATTACCGCCTACTCCACGGAAGCCATAAAGGAAGGAGTCGTTATATGGAAGAGATAA
- a CDS encoding Lrp/AsnC family transcriptional regulator, whose amino-acid sequence MIRAYVLIEVSPGHSRAIVAALKGRQGVPEVSRVTGQFDIIAVLEADSVDGVSNIVNDVVHTMEGVVRTTTCIALG is encoded by the coding sequence ATGATTCGAGCTTACGTGCTTATAGAGGTCTCTCCCGGCCATTCACGGGCAATCGTGGCGGCATTGAAGGGAAGGCAAGGGGTGCCTGAGGTCTCGCGGGTTACGGGCCAGTTCGACATCATCGCGGTCCTGGAAGCGGATTCTGTGGACGGCGTGAGCAACATCGTCAACGATGTCGTCCACACCATGGAAGGGGTAGTGCGCACCACCACGTGCATTGCGCTGGGCTAG
- a CDS encoding DUF2283 domain-containing protein encodes MEEIKVYHDRTGNTLTIWFGNPEDEYVAEETGEEIVLMKDKAGRVIGLEKLNYKVSESDDVKFSFQSIAV; translated from the coding sequence ATGGAAGAGATAAAGGTTTACCATGACCGCACCGGCAACACCCTGACCATCTGGTTTGGCAATCCTGAGGATGAGTATGTGGCGGAGGAGACTGGCGAAGAAATTGTGCTGATGAAAGACAAGGCCGGCCGGGTAATAGGTCTTGAGAAATTGAACTACAAAGTCTCAGAATCGGACGACGTGAAGTTTTCCTTCCAATCGATCGCCGTCTAG
- a CDS encoding mechanosensitive ion channel family protein, which translates to MATITARNRPAINWGKTVVKLVIIVIIGGVLISLTNDIHAGHFLGYFEPHRSRLVTGEVALIGVILVEIVAKAVLRHYERQNARQLGVIMRAVIRTISYIVLGVVILSILASNPAMAVSVGSLMGLVVGFSTQNIISNVIAGMFLAIGRPFKIDDEITVMGNTGRVSDFQVLHTMLETADRIVLIPNSTMLSQVILRNPKAGPREFDLH; encoded by the coding sequence ATGGCGACCATCACCGCCCGCAACAGGCCAGCGATAAACTGGGGCAAGACCGTCGTCAAACTGGTCATCATCGTGATCATCGGCGGCGTTCTGATTTCGCTGACAAACGACATCCACGCCGGCCATTTCCTGGGCTACTTTGAGCCGCACCGTTCCAGACTGGTCACCGGCGAGGTGGCCCTTATAGGAGTCATTCTCGTAGAGATCGTCGCGAAGGCGGTGCTACGGCACTACGAGCGGCAGAATGCGCGACAGCTCGGCGTCATCATGCGCGCCGTGATCAGGACCATTTCCTACATCGTCCTGGGCGTCGTCATCCTTTCAATCCTCGCGTCCAACCCGGCGATGGCCGTGAGCGTCGGCAGCCTGATGGGCCTTGTCGTCGGCTTCTCCACGCAGAACATCATCTCCAACGTGATTGCCGGGATGTTCCTGGCAATCGGACGACCGTTCAAGATCGACGATGAGATAACGGTGATGGGTAATACCGGCCGAGTATCTGACTTCCAGGTGCTTCACACGATGCTCGAGACGGCGGACAGGATAGTGCTCATCCCCAATTCGACAATGCTCTCCCAGGTCATCCTGCGCAACCCAAAGGCAGGCCCCAGGGAGTTCGACCTCCACTAG
- a CDS encoding DUF2283 domain-containing protein: MNITYDKAADVLLIQLEQRDAATTRDIAPGVFVDYDEHGKVLAIEFLNAGKKYELDASSIEQPDPYIPLARAAEISGLSAGTLRHQIHRGLLQGKKIGRNWAVHFDELSRYASETSRRSKAIAGRAPEVGMSLVRDSRGPYEARPDAS; the protein is encoded by the coding sequence ATGAACATTACTTACGATAAGGCTGCGGACGTTCTGCTCATTCAGCTTGAACAACGTGACGCCGCTACCACTCGCGACATCGCCCCCGGTGTCTTCGTGGACTATGACGAGCACGGGAAGGTGCTTGCGATTGAGTTCCTCAACGCCGGGAAGAAGTACGAATTGGACGCGTCGTCAATCGAGCAGCCTGACCCGTACATTCCTCTTGCCCGCGCCGCGGAGATTTCCGGGCTGAGCGCCGGGACACTGAGGCACCAGATCCACAGGGGGCTGCTCCAGGGCAAAAAGATAGGCCGGAACTGGGCAGTCCATTTCGACGAGTTGAGCAGGTATGCCAGCGAAACGAGCCGAAGGTCGAAAGCAATAGCTGGACGGGCGCCTGAGGTGGGCATGTCCTTGGTCCGTGATAGCCGTGGGCCGTACGAAGCTCGGCCGGACGCCTCTTGA
- a CDS encoding APC family permease: MPIKHPHIPEEQRAEQAEGLNPDKKAFHELDSGTFRIARSTARIEGAAGRAAARVYRSLFGKPLATAQESQERLSTAKALPILASDNISSSAYATEEIMRVLALGGAAALTLAMPVSLALITVVAIVVISYTQIIRAYPQGGGSYNASRENLGDLPGLIAAASLLVDYVLTVAVSISAGVAALTSLMPTLYDLRVPIALLVIAVLVVGNLRGIRETGKLFSAPTYVYLVIIFGLIIYGIFRYQTGRLPEYTPPVDWLPAAASPLAFLLLVRAFSSGAVALTGVEAVSNGMKILQPPEQRNAKTTLILMAVLFGTIFIGIGYLSSHIGLIPDPHERETLLSQLARHITGEGLYYDLVQISTALLLLLAANTAFVGFPRMGMVLAADRFMPNQFAFRGRRLAPATGIVALGTLAAILIIIYGGSVTSLIPLYTVGVFLAFTLAQAGMIFYWRRHRERGWRVAMILNGFGAFVTGLVAIEVIVTKFTHGAWMVMVLIPVLVVIMKLVYHHYKQLGNQLRLDLGMPHRQYTSPRVAVVPIADLNQAVTGALAFARSLSTDVRAIHVADDLVKASKLRERWDEQVLDVPLLIIESPYRDWTGPLRQYVQALSRQDHDAPVAVVIPEFVPMRWWEHLLHSQSGLRLKMNLFTVENVVVIDIPYHVKTTLFGGPRH, from the coding sequence ATGCCAATCAAGCACCCTCACATCCCGGAAGAGCAACGGGCCGAGCAAGCAGAGGGCCTTAACCCCGACAAGAAGGCCTTTCACGAGCTCGACTCCGGAACATTCCGCATCGCAAGGTCCACTGCACGGATAGAAGGCGCAGCCGGAAGGGCAGCGGCGCGGGTCTACCGCAGCCTGTTCGGCAAGCCGCTGGCCACCGCCCAGGAGTCCCAGGAGCGCCTCTCCACGGCGAAGGCCCTCCCAATCCTGGCTTCCGACAACATCTCCTCTTCCGCCTACGCCACCGAAGAGATCATGCGCGTTCTGGCCCTGGGAGGGGCGGCCGCGCTGACGCTCGCCATGCCCGTTTCCCTTGCGCTAATCACTGTTGTGGCGATCGTCGTGATCTCGTACACGCAGATTATCCGCGCCTACCCGCAAGGCGGCGGAAGCTATAACGCGAGCAGGGAGAACCTCGGCGACCTTCCAGGCCTGATTGCCGCCGCGAGCCTGCTTGTGGACTACGTCCTGACAGTCGCCGTATCTATCTCCGCAGGCGTGGCGGCGCTCACCTCCCTTATGCCGACCCTTTATGACTTGCGCGTCCCCATCGCCCTGCTCGTTATAGCTGTGCTTGTGGTGGGCAACTTGAGAGGCATTCGAGAGACGGGCAAGCTTTTCTCGGCGCCGACATACGTCTACCTGGTCATTATTTTCGGGCTAATCATTTACGGTATCTTCAGGTACCAGACAGGGAGGCTTCCCGAGTACACCCCGCCCGTTGACTGGCTGCCTGCGGCGGCATCCCCGCTTGCGTTCCTGCTCCTGGTCAGGGCGTTCTCCTCCGGCGCGGTGGCCCTCACAGGTGTCGAGGCGGTCTCGAACGGCATGAAGATACTCCAGCCGCCGGAGCAGCGTAACGCCAAGACGACGCTCATTCTCATGGCGGTGCTCTTCGGAACGATCTTCATCGGCATCGGGTACCTGTCCAGCCACATCGGCCTCATACCGGACCCACACGAGCGGGAGACGCTCTTGAGCCAGCTTGCAAGGCACATTACGGGCGAAGGGCTGTACTACGACCTGGTGCAGATATCGACCGCGCTGCTCTTGCTGCTCGCGGCGAACACGGCATTTGTGGGGTTCCCGCGCATGGGCATGGTGCTGGCGGCCGACCGGTTCATGCCGAACCAGTTCGCATTCAGGGGACGCAGGCTTGCTCCTGCGACAGGCATCGTTGCACTGGGCACGCTCGCCGCGATTCTCATAATCATCTACGGCGGCAGCGTGACCTCGCTGATCCCGCTGTACACTGTCGGCGTTTTCCTGGCATTCACGCTGGCGCAGGCAGGGATGATTTTTTACTGGCGGCGTCACAGGGAGCGCGGCTGGCGCGTAGCAATGATCCTGAACGGCTTCGGCGCGTTCGTTACCGGGCTGGTGGCGATAGAGGTAATAGTCACCAAGTTCACGCATGGCGCGTGGATGGTGATGGTTCTGATACCCGTGCTCGTTGTGATAATGAAGCTGGTATATCACCACTACAAGCAGCTAGGGAACCAGCTGAGGCTGGACCTGGGCATGCCTCACCGGCAGTACACATCGCCCAGAGTAGCAGTCGTGCCTATCGCCGACCTCAATCAGGCGGTAACCGGCGCGCTGGCCTTTGCCCGTAGCCTATCGACAGATGTTCGAGCCATCCACGTGGCCGACGACCTGGTGAAGGCATCGAAGCTACGGGAGAGGTGGGATGAGCAGGTGCTGGACGTGCCGCTTCTGATAATAGAGTCGCCGTACCGCGACTGGACGGGGCCGCTCCGCCAGTACGTCCAGGCGCTTAGCAGGCAAGACCACGACGCACCTGTCGCCGTTGTGATCCCGGAGTTCGTGCCCATGCGGTGGTGGGAGCACCTGCTCCACAGCCAGAGCGGGCTCAGGCTAAAGATGAACCTCTTCACCGTGGAGAACGTCGTCGTCATCGACATCCCTTACCACGTCAAAACGACGCTCTTCGGCGGCCCACGCCACTAG